From the genome of Papaver somniferum cultivar HN1 chromosome 2, ASM357369v1, whole genome shotgun sequence, one region includes:
- the LOC113352491 gene encoding uncharacterized protein LOC113352491 → MPSPITVNDVQRLKGNLAALGRFISGSSDKCKDFFGILRKGEKFKWSEECEEAFQKIKLHLASLPVLQMPEHDEVVTLYLGATSYAISAVLIKNVGVEEKRLTSDSQLVIRRIGGQYTIHDPILQKHRDLAQFYIDQIPDIKFRHICRKDNRQLNALAYIASILTDPSIEGIRVMRLLMPSIPETIPEAINTKVYVVVTTADKYEDGDWRKPIHQYLETGELPKGRPEINKIKIKESAYELRDAAIVSDNGKQLQGKNIDLLFNNYNIRKSKATPIYPQSNGQAEITNNTITYHLKKKLDGKYGEWYEDLYIFLWDYRTTQRDATGLSPFMLRYGTEAIFPTDAMIPTTRTEALR, encoded by the exons ATGCCATCTCCGATAACAGTAAATGACGTACAAAGGCTAAAGGGGAACTTGGCAGCATTGGGGCGATTCATTTCAGGATCGTCGGACAAATGTAAAGATTTCTTCGGGATACTAAGAAAAGGggaaaaatttaaatggagtgaagAATGTGAGGAGGCATTCCAAAAGATCAAGCTACATCTCGCAAGCCTTCCCGTACTACAAATGCCCGAGCACGATGAAGTGGTTACCCTATACCTCGGGGCAACTAGTTATGCCATAAGTGCAGTCCTAATCAAAAATGTCGGAGTAGAAGAAAAACG GCTAACTAGCGATTCTCAGTTGGTGATTCGACGGATTGGTGGGCAGTACACTATTCACGATCCAATACTACAAAAGCATCGGGATCTCGCCCAATTTTACATCGACCAGATCCCCGACATCAAGTTTCGACACATTTGTAGAAAAGACAATCGACAATTGAACGCTTTAGCCTACATCGCTTCAATATTAACAGACCCAAGTATTGAAGGCATCCGAGTCATGAGACTGTTGATGCCATCCATACCAGAAACAATACCCGAAGCAATAAACACAAAGGTGTACGTGGTCGTAACCACGGCTGATAAGTACGAGGATGGTGATTGGCGCAAGCCCATCCATCAATACCTGGAGACGGGAGAGCTACCAAAGGGACGACCTGAGATCAACAAGATCAAAATCAAGGAATCAGCCTATGAATTGCGAGACG CAGCAATCGTCTCGGACAATGGGAAACagctgcaaggaaagaacatcgaTCTACTGTTTAATAATTACAACATTCGAAAGAGTAAGGCAACACCCATTTACCCACAGAGTAATGGGCAGGCCGAAATAACAAACAATACAATAACGTACCACCTAAAAAAGAAGTTAGATGGAAAATACGGCGAATGGTATGAAGATCTCTACATTTTTCTATGGGATTATAGAACTACTCAAAGGGATGCAACCGGCTTGTCACCTTTCATGCTCAGATACGGGACTGAAGCAATTTTTCCAACCGATgcaatgatacccaccacaagGACTGAGGCATTGAGGTAG
- the LOC113352492 gene encoding uncharacterized protein LOC113352492 — MDLGTRITSIIHKRDKAGKEIFSVAKTFPMEAWMMQPISFSAKDVPMNGQAHGYQLVITLLIKEWGVKRILVDSGSSVEVLFYDTFKRIDLSDNILIAPPYRIYGFNGTITIPKGEVTLRVSDGEGYLDTLTTLCVVDIVSPYEEIIGIPWIAGIKGIASAYHQKLRFPIYRGVVEVVGDTQAARKCMQVAVQQNEDMRSRIRGEKNKAKEVKAGEELEKVIVHAIKTYEVGEKGIL; from the coding sequence ATGGACCTGGGAACAAGAATCACGTCAATAATCCATAAGAGGGATAAAGCGGGGAAAGAAATCTTCAGCGTAGCCAAAACCTTTCCCATGGAGGCATGGATGATGCAACCAATCTCGTTCTCTGCCAAGGATGTCCCGATGAACGGCCAAGCACATGGATACCAATTAGTCATCACCTTACTCATTAAAGAATGGGGAGTAAAGAGAATATTAGTGGATAGTGGGAGCTCGGTCGAAGTCCTATTTTATGATACATTTAAAAGGATAGACTTGTCCGACAATATCCTAATTGCGCCTCCCTACCGGATTTACGGCTTCAACGGGACAATAACTATACCAAAAGGAGAAGTCACGCTTCGGGTCTCAGACGGGGAAGGATATCTGGATACCCTCACTACCTTATGTGTCGTTGATATTGTGTCACCATACGAGGAAATCATTGGGATACCATGGATTGCAGGTATTAAAGGAATAGCGTCGGCTTACCACCAGAAGTTGAGGTTTCCCATCTACAGAGGTGTTGTTGAAGTGGTAGGTGATACACAGGCCGCAAGGAAGTGCATGCAAGTTGCTGTACAACAGAATGAAGACATGCGATCTAGGATACGAGGAGAAAAGAACAAAGCTAAGGAGGTCAAGGCCGGGGAAGAACTAGAAAAAGTAATTGTACATGCGATCAAGACCTATGAGGTAGGTGAGAAAGGGATCTTATAG